A single Wolbachia endosymbiont (group A) of Bibio marci DNA region contains:
- a CDS encoding ankyrin repeat domain-containing protein, whose amino-acid sequence MWISQEERDDFNELFQELLAGKLSKKHINRKNENGETMLHRAAKMSTRKKVNWLIWEGADVDARDNEGYIPLHSAALGMRLENVKELIEARADINATEEDGNTALHLACMVGGKKIVEELIKAGAEINRVSISGFSPMYYASDEEISKVLKKNGGKIVNKQRELMEKISKVSEKQVVNGGKKLNDVEERAVDVCRLFVRK is encoded by the coding sequence ATGTGGATTAGTCAAGAAGAAAGGGATGATTTTAATGAATTATTTCAAGAGTTGCTTGCAGGCAAATTGTCTAAAAAGCATATAAATAGAAAAAATGAAAACGGTGAAACAATGTTGCACCGAGCAGCAAAAATGTCGACGAGAAAAAAAGTAAACTGGCTGATATGGGAAGGAGCAGATGTAGATGCAAGAGATAACGAAGGTTATATACCACTGCACTCAGCAGCGCTTGGAATGCGTCTGGAAAACGTAAAAGAATTAATAGAAGCCAGAGCAGATATAAACGCAACCGAAGAAGATGGAAATACGGCACTACATCTAGCGTGTATGGTAGGTGGAAAAAAGATAGTAGAAGAGTTAATAAAAGCAGGGGCAGAAATAAACCGGGTAAGTATATCAGGATTTAGCCCAATGTATTACGCAAGTGATGAAGAGATAAGCAAGGTGTTAAAGAAAAATGGAGGAAAAATAGTGAATAAACAGAGGGAGTTAATGGAAAAAATAAGTAAGGTATCGGAAAAGCAGGTGGTAAATGGTGGAAAGAAGCTAAATGATGTGGAGGAAAGGGCTGTAGATGTTTGCAGACTTTTTGTGAGGAAATAA
- a CDS encoding GPW/gp25 family protein — protein MRGMSNKTGKELEGIDHLKQSIIDILTTPIGSRIMKREYGSRVFELVDKPINKDFTLEIFSATAEALQKWEKRFKLEKVKITEVKEGKVNISLDGIYLPNGKNIHFEGIVV, from the coding sequence ATGCGTGGGATGAGCAATAAAACTGGAAAAGAGCTTGAAGGAATAGACCATCTTAAACAATCAATTATTGATATCTTAACCACTCCTATAGGATCAAGGATTATGAAACGGGAGTATGGTTCTAGAGTATTTGAATTAGTTGACAAGCCAATCAATAAGGATTTTACGCTGGAAATTTTCTCGGCCACAGCAGAAGCTCTACAAAAATGGGAAAAAAGATTCAAACTCGAAAAGGTAAAAATCACAGAGGTGAAAGAAGGAAAGGTCAATATTTCATTAGATGGTATTTATCTACCAAATGGGAAAAATATTCATTTTGAAGGAATTGTAGTATAA
- a CDS encoding baseplate J/gp47 family protein — protein sequence MQQPNIIEPLNFEEIFSRMEEELVKRDASFTALVESDPAMKVLEVAAWRELLLRERINEAVKSNLLKFATGNDLDNLAEFYGVERENGEKDEHFRKRIKAKIVGWSTGGNYRYYALSADTRVKDALVESPVPGKVQVSILSTQLSTLPEELLEIVRNQLNREDVRILTDTIEVVSCNIIEIVIHSKISIKRPDIIETVKKRFIEKFETTKRLGWSVTRAWIIANLFVEGVENVELIEPREDVVVLGNECVCLGKLEIELMGKS from the coding sequence ATGCAGCAGCCTAACATTATTGAACCACTGAACTTTGAAGAGATTTTTTCTAGGATGGAAGAAGAGTTAGTGAAGCGTGATGCAAGCTTTACAGCATTAGTAGAAAGTGACCCAGCGATGAAGGTATTAGAAGTCGCAGCATGGCGAGAACTTTTGCTCAGAGAAAGAATAAACGAAGCGGTAAAAAGTAATTTACTTAAGTTTGCGACGGGAAATGATCTTGATAATTTAGCTGAATTTTACGGAGTGGAAAGGGAGAACGGGGAAAAGGATGAACATTTTAGAAAAAGGATCAAGGCAAAAATAGTTGGCTGGAGCACTGGAGGAAATTATCGGTATTATGCATTATCAGCAGATACAAGAGTAAAAGATGCATTAGTAGAATCACCTGTACCAGGAAAAGTACAAGTTTCAATCTTATCAACACAATTATCCACACTGCCAGAAGAATTACTAGAAATTGTCAGAAATCAGCTAAACAGGGAGGATGTGAGGATTTTAACAGATACAATAGAAGTGGTAAGTTGCAATATTATAGAAATAGTTATCCACAGTAAAATTAGCATAAAAAGACCAGATATTATTGAAACAGTGAAGAAGAGATTTATAGAAAAATTTGAAACAACGAAAAGATTGGGATGGAGTGTAACAAGGGCGTGGATTATAGCGAATTTGTTCGTAGAAGGAGTAGAAAACGTGGAATTAATAGAGCCAAGAGAGGATGTTGTGGTACTGGGGAATGAGTGCGTTTGTTTAGGCAAGCTAGAAATCGAATTAATGGGCAAAAGCTAA
- a CDS encoding recombinase family protein: MKVVSLYARVSSKRQAQEGTIESQVAELASRINEDKHELLNEHKFIDNGYSGSKLERPGLDELRDKVAEGKIDKIYIHSPDRLSRNYVHQMILLEEFQKAGAEVIFLNHQVGNSPESNLLLQMQGAIAEYERAKIMERNRRGRLHAARKGCVSVMAVAPYGYRYIKSGTTGEERRFEINEEEARIVKKLFMWIGEERVSINETIRRLKERSVRTQKGREMWNRSTIQQILKNPAYKGQAAFGKTKSNPAKPRVRPQRNAGSQQRCSLTYPSKENWIYIPIPRIVDEALFNAVEEQLAENRERARIQKRKAAYLLQGLIVCQHCRYAYCGVRGGSKKKGGINYYYRCSTIYAFSSSVRGICNSKPVHADVLEMAIWEKVKSILNEPEGMMNEYQQRLEGSKESPLEQDLERQESKLKRGISRLIDSYTNEYINREEFESRITEMKGHLKEVEEEKERMKDQKETQQEFAIIISSIKKFSSGIESEINQYDWLEKRGVIRKLVKRIEVNVDDITIVFRIKEFVAQNGQNQNMQHCPRVPETQVTAGRCRMDCYNVRRDFWS, translated from the coding sequence ATGAAAGTAGTGAGCTTATATGCAAGAGTTTCATCGAAGAGGCAAGCACAAGAAGGAACAATAGAAAGTCAAGTAGCTGAGTTGGCAAGTAGAATTAATGAGGATAAGCACGAGCTACTAAATGAGCATAAATTCATAGATAATGGGTATAGTGGATCAAAATTAGAGCGCCCTGGTTTAGATGAATTACGTGATAAAGTAGCAGAAGGAAAAATTGATAAAATTTATATTCACTCACCAGATAGGTTATCACGTAATTACGTACATCAGATGATATTGCTGGAAGAATTTCAAAAAGCAGGAGCAGAGGTGATCTTTTTAAACCATCAGGTTGGTAATAGTCCAGAATCTAATTTACTACTACAAATGCAAGGAGCAATAGCAGAGTATGAACGAGCAAAGATTATGGAGAGGAATCGCCGAGGAAGACTGCATGCAGCAAGAAAAGGCTGTGTAAGTGTAATGGCTGTAGCGCCTTATGGTTATCGATACATAAAGAGTGGCACAACAGGTGAAGAAAGGAGATTTGAAATTAATGAAGAAGAGGCGAGAATAGTAAAAAAACTGTTCATGTGGATAGGTGAAGAAAGAGTAAGCATTAATGAAACAATACGTAGGCTAAAAGAAAGGTCAGTAAGGACACAAAAAGGAAGAGAGATGTGGAACCGAAGCACCATCCAGCAGATATTAAAAAATCCTGCGTATAAAGGGCAAGCAGCATTTGGTAAAACTAAGTCAAATCCAGCAAAACCAAGAGTAAGACCACAAAGAAATGCTGGCAGCCAGCAAAGGTGTTCTCTTACTTATCCAAGTAAAGAGAATTGGATTTACATTCCAATACCAAGGATAGTAGATGAGGCATTATTTAATGCAGTGGAAGAACAACTGGCTGAAAATAGAGAAAGAGCGAGAATACAGAAAAGGAAAGCAGCGTACCTGCTACAAGGTTTAATTGTGTGTCAACACTGTAGATATGCTTATTGCGGTGTGCGTGGTGGGAGTAAAAAAAAAGGAGGGATTAACTACTATTATCGTTGTAGCACCATATATGCTTTTAGCAGTAGTGTTAGGGGAATATGTAACAGTAAACCGGTCCATGCAGATGTATTAGAGATGGCTATATGGGAAAAAGTAAAAAGCATATTGAATGAGCCGGAAGGGATGATGAATGAATACCAACAAAGACTGGAGGGAAGCAAAGAGTCACCATTGGAGCAAGATCTTGAGAGGCAAGAAAGCAAATTAAAACGAGGCATTTCAAGGCTGATTGATAGTTATACTAACGAGTACATAAATCGAGAGGAATTTGAGTCAAGAATCACAGAAATGAAAGGACACTTAAAAGAAGTGGAAGAGGAAAAAGAAAGGATGAAAGATCAGAAAGAGACACAGCAAGAGTTTGCAATTATCATAAGCAGCATAAAGAAGTTTTCTTCCGGAATCGAGTCAGAGATTAATCAATATGATTGGTTAGAAAAGCGTGGTGTAATAAGAAAGTTAGTTAAAAGAATAGAGGTAAATGTTGATGATATAACTATAGTATTTCGAATAAAGGAATTTGTTGCTCAGAATGGGCAAAATCAAAATATGCAACATTGTCCTAGGGTTCCTGAAACTCAAGTTACAGCTGGCCGTTGTCGGATGGATTGTTACAATGTTCGCAGAGATTTTTGGAGTTGA
- a CDS encoding IS5 family transposase produces MPQKMKVSNQNEYNKFLQERGNIFHYINEAIENWYENSPKMQGGNYIYSDKVVILVHIIVNLFRIGLRQTVGFIKGYMQQIGRDLAVISYSQASRRFKKLNIKINDCRIDKNNMEDIEIAIDSTGISIYNNTPGHSKENSADRKYRGYEQTRKLHVMLNINSKKAIAVKYSNGVYSDHYGACDLLKEVNFQHVIKALYADRAYDRHKFYKLCHEYDIKAKIPPINNAAEHPEIDYMSDRNAAIRLIKLYGEDGVKEWKKEVNYGKRSYIEGFFSRLKQIFGFSFRNKSEVNREKELLIKCYLLNQFTEIGMAKFEMAT; encoded by the coding sequence ATGCCACAGAAAATGAAAGTCAGTAACCAAAATGAATATAACAAATTTCTCCAGGAAAGAGGAAATATTTTTCATTATATCAATGAAGCCATAGAAAATTGGTATGAAAATAGTCCAAAAATGCAAGGCGGCAACTATATTTACAGTGATAAAGTTGTGATTTTGGTGCATATAATTGTCAATCTTTTTAGAATTGGTTTAAGACAAACGGTGGGGTTTATAAAAGGATATATGCAACAAATAGGAAGAGATTTAGCAGTTATCAGCTATTCACAAGCATCAAGAAGGTTTAAGAAACTTAATATTAAGATCAATGATTGCAGAATTGATAAAAATAATATGGAAGACATCGAAATTGCTATAGATAGTACAGGTATCAGCATTTACAACAATACCCCTGGTCACAGCAAGGAAAATAGCGCTGACAGAAAATATCGTGGCTATGAACAGACAAGAAAATTGCATGTAATGTTGAATATAAACAGCAAAAAAGCCATAGCTGTAAAATACAGTAACGGTGTCTACTCTGATCACTATGGAGCTTGCGATTTGCTTAAAGAAGTTAATTTTCAGCATGTCATAAAAGCACTATATGCAGATAGGGCATATGATAGGCACAAGTTTTACAAATTGTGTCACGAATATGATATAAAGGCAAAAATTCCACCAATAAACAATGCGGCAGAACATCCAGAAATAGATTATATGTCTGACAGAAATGCTGCTATTAGGTTAATAAAATTATACGGTGAAGATGGCGTGAAAGAATGGAAAAAAGAAGTAAATTATGGGAAAAGATCTTATATTGAAGGGTTTTTCTCAAGATTAAAGCAAATATTTGGATTCAGCTTTAGGAATAAATCCGAAGTAAATCGCGAAAAAGAATTGCTGATTAAGTGCTATTTGCTTAATCAATTTACTGAAATTGGTATGGCTAAATTTGAAATGGCTACATGA
- a CDS encoding PAAR domain-containing protein — protein sequence MGKAIVCIGDYCSGIPAHVCMSGSNDVFVNGRSACRKGDILTMGETLTQGSNNVFVNGIGVTRTGDLVSCGFKVISGSKNVFAS from the coding sequence ATGGGTAAAGCAATCGTTTGTATAGGGGATTATTGCAGTGGAATACCGGCACATGTTTGTATGAGTGGTAGTAACGACGTTTTTGTAAACGGTAGATCTGCTTGTCGTAAGGGTGATATCTTGACTATGGGGGAAACACTAACACAAGGATCAAACAACGTATTTGTAAATGGTATTGGCGTAACAAGAACAGGAGACTTAGTATCGTGTGGTTTTAAAGTGATAAGTGGAAGTAAAAATGTATTTGCGAGCTAA
- a CDS encoding ankyrin repeat domain-containing protein, which produces MRFSKRSKEEFNKWWKELLESSFENINKKDKKGKTILHYAVGILDPKKVRLLIKKGADVDAADAGKYRPLHLAVMGQRLENTKELIKAGVDVNAVERNSKFAPLHLACMVAEIKIVEELVKAGANVEQKDKFGKTPMDYARNNKEIKEVLENVKIVNKQREFIERIRVVSESTAAGVIVAKEELVDEKI; this is translated from the coding sequence ATGAGATTTAGTAAAAGAAGCAAGGAAGAGTTTAATAAGTGGTGGAAAGAATTATTAGAGAGCTCATTTGAAAATATTAATAAAAAAGACAAGAAGGGAAAAACAATATTGCATTATGCAGTGGGAATTTTAGATCCAAAAAAAGTGAGGTTATTAATCAAAAAGGGAGCAGATGTAGATGCAGCAGATGCCGGGAAATATAGACCACTACACCTAGCAGTCATGGGGCAACGTCTAGAAAATACAAAAGAGCTGATAAAGGCAGGAGTCGATGTAAACGCAGTGGAACGAAATAGCAAATTTGCCCCGTTACACCTTGCGTGCATGGTAGCAGAGATAAAAATAGTAGAAGAGCTAGTAAAAGCCGGAGCAAATGTAGAGCAAAAGGATAAATTTGGCAAGACCCCAATGGATTATGCGAGAAATAATAAAGAGATAAAAGAAGTGTTAGAGAACGTAAAAATCGTAAATAAACAGAGGGAGTTTATAGAAAGAATAAGGGTTGTATCGGAAAGTACGGCAGCAGGTGTGATAGTGGCAAAGGAAGAGCTTGTGGATGAAAAAATTTAG
- the gatA gene encoding Asp-tRNA(Asn)/Glu-tRNA(Gln) amidotransferase subunit GatA, whose amino-acid sequence MNELRKLSITQMHDGLKKKSFSAVELVEAHISAVENEKLNAFITKTPEIAMKAAKAADEYFSRQKDDLISPLMGIPVGIKDLLCTKGIKTTACSKMLENFVPTYESTVSDLLLKSGAAMLGKLNMDEFAMGSANTNSYFGPVENVWIRKSDGEKVVPGGSSGGSAASVAGFLCAGALGSDTGGSVRQPAAYCGVVGIKPTYGRCSRFGMIAFASSLDQAGVITRSVSDSALMLEAICGYDTKDSISSEKPVPKFSSFINGDVKGKRIGIPKEYRMDGISEEIVHNWEKVASYLKENGAEVVDVTLPHTKYAIPVYYLICSAETSSNLARYDGVRYGLRVDADTLEEMYSLTRAEGFGKEVKRRILIGAYALSSGHYNEYYEKAQCIRALIRNDFIKAFEKIDYILVPSAPTEAFGLNEKPDPLIMCINDVFTVPASLAGLPAISVPVGLSNEGLPLALQVIGNYYDEAGILNVASVIEQNCGRTISTDFHPKECHSSA is encoded by the coding sequence ATGAACGAACTAAGAAAGTTAAGTATTACACAAATGCATGACGGGCTCAAAAAAAAGAGTTTTTCTGCCGTTGAACTCGTAGAGGCGCACATTAGTGCGGTTGAAAATGAGAAATTAAATGCATTTATAACAAAAACCCCAGAGATAGCAATGAAAGCTGCTAAAGCTGCAGATGAATATTTCTCTAGGCAAAAGGATGATTTAATCTCGCCGCTCATGGGTATACCAGTTGGCATCAAAGATCTACTCTGTACAAAAGGAATAAAAACAACAGCATGCTCAAAAATGCTGGAAAATTTCGTTCCGACTTACGAATCTACGGTGTCTGACTTGCTTTTAAAAAGTGGAGCAGCCATGCTCGGTAAGCTTAATATGGATGAATTTGCTATGGGTTCTGCGAACACAAACAGCTATTTTGGCCCTGTTGAAAATGTGTGGATTAGAAAAAGTGATGGGGAAAAAGTTGTTCCTGGTGGATCATCTGGTGGATCTGCAGCATCGGTTGCTGGATTTTTATGCGCTGGAGCGTTAGGGAGCGATACCGGTGGATCTGTACGCCAACCAGCAGCTTATTGTGGAGTAGTTGGAATAAAGCCAACTTATGGAAGATGCTCGCGTTTTGGTATGATTGCATTTGCGAGTTCTCTGGATCAAGCAGGAGTCATTACTCGTTCTGTCTCTGATTCAGCATTAATGCTGGAAGCAATTTGTGGCTATGATACAAAAGATTCAATATCAAGCGAAAAGCCAGTGCCTAAATTTTCTAGCTTCATAAATGGTGATGTCAAGGGTAAGCGTATTGGTATACCAAAAGAATATAGGATGGATGGAATTTCAGAGGAAATAGTCCATAATTGGGAGAAAGTTGCTTCCTATTTAAAAGAAAATGGCGCTGAAGTTGTTGACGTTACTCTGCCACATACTAAATATGCAATACCAGTCTATTATTTAATCTGTTCTGCTGAAACTTCATCCAATCTTGCTCGTTACGATGGTGTGCGTTATGGATTAAGGGTTGATGCTGATACCCTTGAAGAAATGTATTCACTAACAAGAGCAGAAGGTTTTGGTAAAGAGGTGAAAAGAAGAATTTTAATTGGCGCTTATGCGCTTTCCTCAGGTCATTACAATGAATATTACGAAAAAGCGCAGTGCATTAGGGCATTAATCAGAAATGATTTTATAAAAGCGTTTGAAAAAATAGATTACATACTTGTGCCATCTGCTCCAACAGAAGCTTTTGGCTTAAATGAAAAGCCAGATCCGCTAATTATGTGCATCAATGATGTGTTTACTGTGCCGGCAAGTCTGGCAGGATTGCCTGCTATTTCTGTTCCTGTAGGACTCTCCAATGAGGGTTTACCACTTGCCTTGCAAGTAATTGGAAATTATTATGACGAAGCTGGAATATTAAATGTGGCAAGTGTGATAGAGCAAAATTGCGGCAGAACAATTAGCACTGATTTCCATCCAAAAGAGTGTCATTCCAGCGCGTGA
- a CDS encoding phage baseplate assembly protein V, protein MLDHNFAIAELNRRLANIIRIGLVKEVDYEKARMRVKIGEFITDWLPWVTARAGEDRSWFALNIDEQVIVLSPFGELSLGVVLPAIYQEKYPPPENKKEISSVVFKDGTKLSYNQEKHHLKIDVVDKITLKVGESSIEMTKKGIKLKAKRIDLN, encoded by the coding sequence ATGTTGGACCATAATTTTGCGATTGCAGAGCTAAATAGAAGGCTAGCGAATATTATTCGTATAGGTCTAGTTAAAGAAGTGGACTATGAAAAAGCGAGAATGCGGGTAAAAATAGGAGAATTTATAACCGATTGGCTTCCGTGGGTAACGGCAAGAGCAGGAGAAGATAGAAGTTGGTTTGCGCTGAATATTGATGAGCAAGTAATAGTATTATCGCCATTTGGGGAATTATCTTTGGGGGTAGTATTACCAGCAATATATCAGGAGAAATATCCGCCTCCAGAGAATAAAAAGGAAATAAGTAGTGTAGTATTTAAAGATGGGACAAAGTTATCATATAACCAAGAAAAGCACCATCTTAAGATAGATGTAGTAGATAAAATAACGTTGAAAGTAGGAGAATCAAGCATAGAGATGACAAAAAAAGGAATAAAACTCAAAGCAAAAAGAATAGATTTAAACTAA
- a CDS encoding recombinase family protein, which produces MKVVSLYARVSSEKQAQKGTIESQIAELERRISEDEHKLLNEYRFIDNGYSGSDLERPGLDRLRDKIGKGEIDKIYIHSPDRLSRNYVYQMILLEEFEKTEVEVIFLNHRTDKSPESSLLLQMQGAIAEYERAKMIERYRRGRISTAKKGSVSVIGKASYGYRYIKKGGIGEEGKFEINEEEAKVVRELFMWVGEERIRTIEAICRLKERSIRTQTGKERWNRSTIQQILKNPVYKGQAVYGRTKVGQVKPKVRPQRNAGRQKSYSMYSQDKENWIYIAVPRIVDEGLFNAVQEQLAENGERVKRQKRRAAYLLQGLTVCQRCRYAYCGASTINRRGTYYHYYYRCIAPSYKEACGNRPVQADALKTTIWKKVKGILKKPERLINKYQRHLLGSKELLLEEGLEREESKLKRGISGLIDSYASGYINQEEFELRIKGMKQRLKEKEEEKKRIKDKKEVQEELTTIIGNIKEFSSGIKLELDQLDWLDKRSVVRKLVERIEINVDNVTIVFRIKEFVTQNKQNQDIQAIRERIARPKSEYGAAIYDRNRQGQ; this is translated from the coding sequence ATGAAAGTAGTGAGTTTATATGCGAGAGTATCATCAGAAAAGCAAGCACAGAAGGGAACAATAGAGAGTCAAATAGCGGAGTTGGAGCGTAGAATTAGTGAAGATGAGCACAAGCTACTAAATGAGTATAGATTCATAGACAATGGGTATAGTGGATCAGATTTAGAGCGTCCCGGTTTAGATAGGTTACGCGATAAAATAGGAAAAGGAGAAATTGATAAAATTTATATTCATTCACCAGATAGGTTATCACGTAACTATGTATACCAGATGATACTGCTGGAAGAGTTTGAGAAAACAGAAGTAGAGGTGATCTTTTTAAATCACAGGACAGATAAGAGCCCAGAGTCAAGCCTACTATTACAAATGCAAGGAGCAATAGCGGAATATGAACGAGCGAAGATGATAGAACGGTATAGACGAGGGAGGATCAGTACGGCAAAAAAAGGCAGTGTCAGTGTAATAGGCAAAGCATCTTATGGTTATCGGTACATAAAAAAGGGTGGAATAGGCGAAGAAGGGAAATTTGAAATTAATGAAGAGGAAGCAAAAGTAGTGAGAGAATTGTTCATGTGGGTAGGGGAAGAAAGAATAAGAACTATAGAGGCAATATGTAGACTAAAAGAAAGGTCAATAAGAACACAAACAGGAAAAGAGAGGTGGAACCGAAGCACCATCCAGCAGATATTAAAAAATCCTGTATACAAAGGGCAAGCAGTGTATGGCAGGACTAAGGTAGGCCAAGTAAAACCAAAAGTAAGGCCACAACGGAATGCTGGTAGGCAGAAAAGTTATTCTATGTACTCTCAAGATAAAGAGAATTGGATTTATATTGCAGTACCAAGAATAGTTGATGAAGGATTGTTTAATGCAGTACAAGAACAACTGGCTGAAAATGGAGAAAGAGTGAAAAGACAGAAAAGGAGAGCAGCGTACCTGCTACAAGGTTTAACTGTGTGTCAACGCTGTAGATATGCTTATTGCGGTGCATCTACTATAAATAGGAGGGGAACCTACTATCATTATTATTATCGTTGTATTGCTCCAAGTTATAAGGAAGCATGCGGCAATAGACCGGTGCAAGCAGATGCATTAAAAACAACTATATGGAAAAAAGTAAAAGGTATATTGAAGAAACCAGAAAGGTTGATAAATAAATATCAACGGCACCTGCTAGGAAGTAAAGAGTTGCTATTGGAGGAAGGTCTTGAGAGGGAAGAAAGCAAATTAAAACGAGGTATTTCTGGACTGATTGATAGTTATGCAAGTGGATATATAAATCAAGAGGAATTCGAGTTAAGAATCAAAGGAATGAAACAGCGTTTAAAAGAAAAGGAAGAGGAAAAGAAAAGGATAAAAGATAAGAAAGAGGTACAGGAAGAGTTGACTACTATAATAGGTAACATAAAGGAGTTTTCTTCTGGGATAAAATTAGAGCTTGATCAATTGGATTGGTTAGATAAACGTAGTGTAGTAAGGAAGTTAGTTGAGAGAATAGAGATTAACGTTGATAATGTAACTATAGTATTTCGAATAAAAGAATTTGTTACCCAAAATAAACAAAATCAAGATATACAAGCTATCAGAGAAAGAATTGCACGACCAAAAAGCGAGTACGGCGCAGCAATTTATGATAGAAATAGGCAAGGTCAATAA
- a CDS encoding phage tail protein: MLLPPNSTKEERAIVEAIDYKVDPSRIRGFKFNPKDEILPWIIEEYGLGEILRWVKDKGKAIKEGIKFQRLRGTPEALKIALKWASIDDITIIEEPPGKHFFELQIGIRDVPNDFFVDAVVELAKLSLPARSRLMRIFNDHYNIGRFILDESFFGSLLSDYSGTKIEKDGPVLSFGRVNFFRSHGPVIRIVENYLRDHYERALSNDIYRLDVAILGETEPHTKNYNGIYERNHLWYNFKALYPLPQSLLPAIKFAKAQIVLSDSWNLGEINACFPVGSVEEKGSKFLLGSSKLSEELWNLKYKPILERFSVTHHYKVEDFTNQKVIRFGLAEHNVHFESDLNSEQKDSIHEPENYILVFYPGVLTWHEHRHLNRSWEEKQVICLMS; this comes from the coding sequence ATGTTACTTCCACCTAATAGCACAAAAGAAGAAAGAGCCATAGTAGAGGCTATCGATTACAAAGTTGATCCAAGCAGGATAAGGGGATTTAAGTTTAATCCTAAAGATGAAATACTACCGTGGATAATAGAAGAATATGGATTGGGGGAAATTCTGCGTTGGGTAAAAGACAAAGGAAAGGCGATAAAAGAAGGAATAAAATTTCAAAGACTGCGTGGCACACCAGAAGCACTGAAAATAGCATTAAAATGGGCAAGTATAGATGATATTACAATTATTGAGGAACCTCCAGGAAAACATTTCTTTGAATTACAGATAGGGATAAGAGACGTACCAAACGACTTCTTCGTCGATGCAGTTGTAGAGCTTGCAAAACTATCATTACCTGCAAGATCAAGGCTAATGAGGATTTTTAACGATCACTACAATATTGGCAGGTTCATTTTAGATGAGAGTTTTTTTGGCAGCTTATTATCAGACTACTCTGGTACAAAGATCGAAAAAGATGGACCAGTGTTATCATTTGGGAGAGTAAATTTTTTCAGGTCTCATGGTCCAGTTATTAGGATTGTAGAAAATTATCTACGCGATCATTATGAACGAGCTTTAAGCAATGACATATATCGCTTGGATGTAGCAATACTTGGAGAAACAGAGCCTCACACAAAGAATTATAACGGTATTTATGAAAGAAATCATTTGTGGTATAACTTCAAAGCGCTATATCCGCTACCACAGAGCTTATTACCGGCAATTAAGTTTGCTAAAGCGCAGATAGTATTATCAGATAGCTGGAACTTAGGAGAAATAAACGCGTGTTTTCCAGTTGGTAGTGTGGAAGAAAAAGGAAGTAAATTTTTACTAGGAAGTAGTAAACTGTCTGAAGAACTGTGGAACTTAAAGTACAAGCCAATTTTAGAAAGGTTTAGCGTTACTCACCACTACAAGGTAGAAGATTTTACCAACCAGAAAGTTATAAGATTTGGTTTAGCAGAACACAATGTTCATTTTGAAAGCGATTTAAATTCAGAGCAAAAGGATTCAATACATGAACCGGAAAATTACATTTTAGTGTTTTACCCAGGTGTACTAACTTGGCATGAACATCGACATTTGAACAGAAGTTGGGAAGAAAAACAGGTCATATGTTTAATGAGTTAA